In Pseudothermotoga hypogea DSM 11164 = NBRC 106472, the following are encoded in one genomic region:
- a CDS encoding sensor domain-containing diguanylate cyclase, producing MSKFETCVEILQYLGEIASKLLSGQTENVYQDVLEKAMKIVPGAQAGSILVRENDRFVYVAAVGYELEELQKVSFTVEEEEEWVGRDRSYAIVLREDIERFDEALLKSDKRVGILANFGGIKKIKATLIIPVRIKNELALVLNLDNFERSDAFNEDSIVLAKVLANVLGIIFNRLELENQLRVKNQLLEYMSYHDTLTNLPNRRLLEEFAEKMLKLAKRENKPLSILFMDLDKFKPINDTYGHQVGDEVMKLVAARLERFTRSNDMVSRFGGDEFVISAYDCSKQDAKAFAERLIKAMEEPMKIDQLTLQLSASVGIATFPEDGDELTKLIRVADERLYMAKKSGSKIVTQG from the coding sequence GTGTCAAAGTTTGAAACCTGCGTGGAGATACTCCAGTACTTAGGTGAGATCGCTTCGAAACTTCTGAGTGGGCAAACCGAAAATGTCTATCAAGATGTCTTGGAAAAGGCCATGAAGATCGTGCCTGGAGCTCAGGCTGGATCGATTCTTGTGAGAGAGAATGATCGATTCGTGTACGTCGCGGCGGTGGGGTATGAACTTGAGGAGCTTCAGAAAGTGAGCTTCACCGTCGAAGAGGAGGAAGAATGGGTTGGTAGGGATAGAAGCTACGCAATAGTCTTAAGGGAAGACATAGAGAGATTCGATGAAGCCTTACTCAAATCTGATAAACGTGTAGGTATTTTGGCAAATTTCGGTGGAATAAAAAAGATCAAAGCAACATTGATCATACCTGTGAGAATCAAAAACGAGCTCGCGTTGGTGCTGAACCTTGACAACTTTGAAAGGAGCGATGCTTTCAACGAGGATTCGATCGTCCTGGCCAAGGTCTTGGCTAACGTGCTCGGAATCATCTTCAACAGGCTCGAGCTCGAAAATCAACTCAGAGTGAAGAACCAGTTGTTAGAGTACATGTCGTACCACGATACTCTCACCAATCTTCCAAACAGAAGGTTGCTTGAGGAGTTCGCCGAAAAGATGCTCAAGCTGGCTAAGAGAGAGAACAAACCTTTGAGCATCCTTTTCATGGACCTTGACAAGTTCAAACCGATCAACGATACGTATGGGCACCAGGTGGGAGACGAAGTTATGAAATTGGTTGCGGCCAGACTCGAAAGGTTCACGAGATCCAACGATATGGTCTCACGGTTCGGTGGAGATGAATTCGTGATCTCAGCGTACGATTGTTCGAAGCAAGATGCAAAAGCATTTGCCGAGAGGCTCATCAAAGCGATGGAAGAACCGATGAAAATCGATCAATTAACGCTTCAACTGAGCGCTTCTGTAGGTATCGCGACGTTTCCGGAAGATGGCGATGAACTG